From a single Flavobacterium sp. genomic region:
- a CDS encoding exopolysaccharide biosynthesis polyprenyl glycosylphosphotransferase yields the protein MKNKTGRYSIYIRPTIIFLDLLIVNLLVLLCMRPAMSNFGYHTILTLFWLVISYYSGYYEVFRYSKGIEIFGKLLKQFFYISLITFAYVGYKYKYVTTDEVGFYILSSFILVGLLKFSIFILLKKYRILYGGNYRNVIIVGSGKNVDELRNFFTQNPDYGYNLIKIFDLKGNKKEALIDCSNYVIEHKIDEIYASISTLNNREINNLIQFADNNLKTIKFLPDNKNTFFRNLAVEYYEYIPIISLRTIPLDKEVNKRLKRFFDIFFSLLIIICLLSWLTPFISIIILIESKGPIFFKQKRNGLNYAEFYCYKFRSMHLNPIADLEQVQKNDPRITKVGKFIRKTSIDELPQFFNVLLGDMSVVGPRPHMVSHTEMYAKSVDKFMVRHFIKPGISGLAQINGFRGEVETEKDIINRVKYDIFYLENWSLLLDIKIIFITVVNAIKGEKKAY from the coding sequence TTGAAGAATAAAACCGGCAGATACTCAATTTATATAAGACCCACCATAATATTTTTAGATTTATTAATTGTAAATCTATTAGTATTATTGTGTATGAGACCTGCTATGAGTAATTTTGGTTATCATACTATTTTAACTTTGTTTTGGTTAGTTATTTCATATTATTCGGGATATTATGAAGTATTTCGATATAGTAAAGGAATTGAAATATTTGGAAAGTTATTAAAACAATTTTTCTATATTAGTTTAATAACATTTGCTTATGTAGGTTATAAATACAAATATGTTACTACAGATGAGGTTGGATTTTATATTCTTTCGTCATTTATTTTAGTTGGATTATTAAAGTTTTCAATTTTTATTTTACTTAAAAAGTATCGTATTTTATATGGTGGAAATTATAGAAATGTTATAATTGTAGGAAGTGGAAAAAATGTAGATGAATTAAGAAATTTTTTTACACAAAATCCTGATTATGGCTACAATCTTATTAAAATTTTTGATTTAAAAGGAAATAAGAAAGAGGCATTAATAGATTGTAGTAATTATGTAATTGAACATAAAATTGATGAAATTTATGCATCAATTAGTACTCTTAACAATAGAGAAATTAATAATTTAATACAATTTGCAGATAATAATTTAAAAACTATAAAATTTTTACCAGACAATAAGAACACTTTTTTTAGAAATTTAGCCGTAGAATATTATGAATATATACCTATCATTTCATTAAGAACAATTCCATTAGATAAGGAGGTAAATAAGCGTTTAAAGCGTTTTTTCGACATTTTTTTCTCATTATTAATCATTATCTGTTTGCTCTCATGGTTAACACCTTTTATTTCGATTATAATTTTAATTGAATCTAAAGGACCTATTTTTTTTAAGCAAAAAAGAAATGGTTTAAATTATGCAGAGTTCTATTGTTATAAATTTCGTTCAATGCATTTGAATCCAATAGCAGATCTTGAACAAGTACAAAAAAATGACCCTAGAATTACTAAAGTTGGAAAATTTATACGAAAAACAAGTATTGATGAATTACCTCAATTTTTTAATGTTTTATTAGGTGATATGTCAGTTGTGGGGCCTAGACCACATATGGTGAGTCATACAGAAATGTATGCAAAAAGTGTAGATAAATTCATGGTAAGACATTTTATAAAACCAGGAATCAGTGGTTTAGCCCAAATAAATGGTTTTAGAGGTGAAGTTGAAACGGAAAAAGATATTATTAATAGAGTAAAATATGATATTTTCTATTTAGAAAACTGGTCATTATTATTAGATATAAAGATTATTTTTATTACTGTTGTAAATGCAATTAAGGGTGAAAAAAAAGCGTACTAA
- a CDS encoding UDP-glucuronic acid decarboxylase family protein, with translation MKRILITGAAGFLGSHLCDRFIKEGYFVIGMDNLITGDLKNIEHLFKDKNFEFYHHDITKFVHVPGKLDYILHFASPASPIDYLKIPIQTLKVGSLGTHNLLGLARVKGARILIASTSEVYGDPLVHPQTEEYYGNVNTIGPRGVYDEAKRFQESITMAYHTFHGVETRIVRIFNTYGPRMRLNDGRVIPAFIGQALRGEDLTIFGDGSQTRSFCYVDDQVEGIFRLLHSDYHLPVNIGNPDEITIKDFAEEIIKLTGTNQKVVYHPLPVNDPMQRQPDITKAKEILGWEAKVSRSEGMKITYEYFKTLSSEELLKEEHKDFTNYIH, from the coding sequence ATGAAAAGAATATTAATTACAGGCGCTGCAGGTTTTTTAGGCTCTCACCTTTGCGATAGATTTATCAAAGAAGGCTATTTTGTTATTGGAATGGACAATCTGATAACAGGAGATTTAAAAAACATTGAACATCTTTTTAAAGATAAAAATTTTGAGTTTTATCATCATGATATTACAAAATTTGTTCATGTTCCTGGAAAATTAGATTACATATTGCATTTTGCTTCACCAGCAAGTCCGATAGATTATTTAAAAATTCCGATTCAAACTCTAAAAGTGGGTTCACTAGGGACTCATAATTTATTAGGTTTAGCTCGTGTTAAAGGTGCTAGAATACTAATTGCCTCTACTTCAGAAGTGTATGGAGATCCATTAGTTCACCCTCAAACAGAAGAATACTACGGAAATGTTAATACTATTGGTCCTCGTGGTGTTTATGATGAGGCTAAGCGTTTTCAAGAATCTATCACCATGGCATACCACACTTTTCATGGGGTTGAAACCAGAATAGTTCGTATTTTTAATACTTACGGACCAAGAATGCGATTAAATGATGGTCGTGTTATCCCAGCTTTTATTGGGCAAGCACTTCGCGGAGAAGATTTAACTATTTTTGGAGACGGTAGTCAAACCCGTTCTTTTTGTTATGTAGACGATCAAGTTGAAGGAATTTTTAGATTATTACATTCTGATTATCATTTACCTGTGAATATTGGAAATCCAGATGAAATCACCATTAAAGATTTTGCTGAAGAAATTATAAAACTTACAGGAACTAATCAAAAAGTGGTTTACCATCCTTTGCCAGTAAATGATCCAATGCAAAGACAACCAGATATCACAAAAGCAAAAGAAATTTTAGGTTGGGAGGCAAAAGTTTCAAGATCGGAGGGAATGAAAATTACTTATGAGTATTTTAAAACACTTTCATCAGAAGAATTATTAAAAGAAGAACACAAAGATTTCACAAATTACATTCATTAA
- a CDS encoding O-antigen ligase family protein: protein MAINNFLLGVFFISAFFLIGKNKVKFSLTYFLPILLFAWMTISFFWSIDAKRTLNAIPKELPLLLVPLAFFLIPSFTKVQKEKILKYYSYSILLYVIFFLLRASIRFYITSDSSVFFYHGPDNETDTGLVPRLLNAIHVSVYVAIAFFYFFNKEIKTKGEHFVSLLLFVFVILLSSKNIIIVFVFLILTQVFFYSKIANRLRLRNITLLLLILGGILSFGKIKERFLIEFTSNTEKSLSHNIKVNNEVGVNNISVYEAWNNESFTHNDFFPGTSFRVYQFRMFTEFLFEEPIFWNGFGLNASLSKLQQKEKFYNLYPGYGNFNFHNQYVQVFAELGIIGFVILLFMLFLNIKNALKYKDFLHITFAILMISLFLTESFLWRQRGVLFFMIFYCLLNTMNQSIIEKK, encoded by the coding sequence ATGGCGATTAATAATTTTTTATTAGGTGTTTTTTTTATTTCTGCTTTTTTTCTTATTGGTAAAAATAAGGTAAAATTTTCCTTAACATATTTTTTGCCAATTTTATTATTTGCATGGATGACCATTTCATTTTTTTGGTCTATTGATGCAAAAAGAACTTTAAATGCTATCCCAAAGGAGTTACCATTACTTCTTGTTCCATTAGCATTTTTTTTAATACCATCTTTTACAAAAGTTCAAAAAGAAAAAATATTGAAATATTATAGCTATAGTATCTTACTATATGTAATTTTCTTTCTATTAAGAGCCTCTATTCGTTTTTATATTACTAGCGATTCAAGCGTGTTTTTTTATCATGGTCCAGATAATGAAACAGATACAGGATTAGTGCCTAGGTTGTTAAATGCCATTCATGTTTCTGTTTATGTTGCGATTGCTTTTTTTTATTTTTTCAATAAAGAAATTAAAACAAAAGGTGAGCACTTTGTAAGTTTATTATTATTTGTATTTGTAATTTTACTTTCATCAAAAAATATTATTATTGTTTTTGTATTCTTGATTTTAACTCAGGTTTTCTTTTATTCAAAAATTGCTAATCGTTTAAGATTAAGGAATATTACTTTATTATTGTTAATATTAGGAGGGATTTTGTCTTTTGGAAAAATAAAAGAACGTTTTTTAATTGAATTTACTAGCAATACAGAAAAAAGTTTATCACACAATATAAAAGTTAATAACGAAGTAGGTGTTAACAATATTAGTGTTTATGAAGCATGGAATAATGAATCATTTACTCACAACGATTTTTTCCCAGGAACATCTTTTAGAGTATATCAATTTAGGATGTTTACAGAATTTTTATTTGAAGAACCTATATTTTGGAATGGATTTGGATTAAATGCGTCCTTAAGTAAGTTACAACAAAAAGAAAAATTTTATAACTTATATCCTGGTTACGGAAATTTTAATTTTCATAATCAATATGTACAAGTTTTCGCAGAACTAGGAATAATTGGATTTGTGATATTATTATTTATGTTGTTTTTAAATATAAAAAATGCTCTTAAATATAAAGATTTTCTTCATATTACTTTTGCAATTCTAATGATAAGCTTATTTTTGACAGAGTCTTTCTTGTGGAGACAGCGAGGCGTATTGTTTTTTATGATTTTTTATTGTCTACTTAACACTATGAATCAATCTATAATTGAAAAAAAATAA
- a CDS encoding DUF1972 domain-containing protein, whose product MKIGILGTRGIPNHYGGFEQFAEYFAIYAASHGHDVYVYNSHNHPCQEKVFNNVHLVHCFDPEYKIGTVGQFIYDLNCIIDARKRNFDIILQLGYTSSSVWYSLHPQKSIVITNMDGLEWKRTKYSKTVQKALQFAERLAVKKSDYLISDSLGIQKYLKEKHNAESSYIAYGAHNFTKPNSEILKLYNVEAENFNMIMARFEPENNIEMVLEGVSKSSSNTPILVIGNHNTKYGIYLKEKFSNYENIRFLGAVYNLEHLDNLRYYSNLYFHGHTVGGTNPSLLEAMASKALIIAHNNEFNKGVLLENAYYFSSPEEVKKISNSIKKSNNLQFVENNYAAIASTFNWEKINEEYLQLFKQCLERNFRRK is encoded by the coding sequence ATGAAAATTGGAATTTTAGGAACTCGAGGCATCCCTAATCATTATGGTGGTTTTGAGCAATTTGCAGAATATTTTGCAATTTATGCCGCAAGCCATGGACATGATGTGTATGTTTATAATTCTCATAATCATCCTTGTCAGGAAAAAGTTTTTAATAATGTTCATCTAGTTCATTGTTTCGATCCAGAGTATAAAATAGGCACAGTTGGTCAATTTATTTATGATTTAAACTGTATAATAGACGCTAGAAAAAGAAATTTTGACATCATTCTTCAATTAGGATATACCAGCAGTTCGGTTTGGTATTCACTTCATCCCCAAAAATCAATTGTTATTACAAATATGGATGGTTTGGAATGGAAACGAACTAAATATTCAAAAACTGTGCAAAAAGCACTTCAATTTGCTGAACGTTTAGCGGTTAAAAAAAGTGATTATTTAATATCAGATTCCTTAGGTATTCAAAAATATTTAAAAGAAAAACACAACGCAGAAAGCAGTTATATTGCTTATGGTGCTCATAATTTTACCAAACCTAATTCAGAAATATTAAAACTATATAATGTTGAAGCCGAAAATTTCAATATGATTATGGCTCGATTTGAGCCCGAAAATAATATTGAAATGGTATTGGAAGGTGTAAGTAAATCAAGTTCAAATACTCCAATTTTAGTCATAGGAAATCACAACACTAAATATGGCATATATTTAAAAGAAAAATTTTCTAACTATGAAAATATAAGATTTTTAGGCGCGGTATATAATTTAGAACATTTAGATAATTTACGATATTATTCAAATCTATATTTTCACGGTCATACAGTTGGAGGAACCAATCCTTCTTTATTAGAAGCAATGGCATCAAAAGCGCTAATAATTGCCCACAATAACGAATTTAACAAAGGTGTATTACTAGAAAATGCCTATTATTTTTCATCACCAGAAGAGGTTAAAAAAATCTCAAATTCAATCAAAAAAAGTAATAACTTGCAATTCGTAGAAAATAACTATGCCGCAATAGCTTCAACTTTTAATTGGGAGAAAATAAATGAAGAATATTTACAGCTTTTTAAACAATGTTTGGAGAGAAATTTTAGAAGAAAGTAA
- a CDS encoding glycosyltransferase family 1 protein, with amino-acid sequence MKANKPIKIFVDCHKFDEDYQGITSYIKGLYNELSKDENFHFYFASSNSISLKKVFGEASNITYLDYFSNNKWIRLLIDIPLKILKYKIDFAHFQYVVSPFKFCKYIVTIHDVLFLDYPQYFDKKYRFKNNFLFKISAKMSEIVLTVSEYSKQRIAFYYNLSSKIFVVPNGINSEYLQEFNKEKSKIYIKEKYGVENFFLLVSRIEPRKNHLLLLKTFYEEKFYLNYSLLFIGKRDLYYKEFEVYLENIPEEVRKKIYILENIDNSNIIEFYRAAVLFIYPSFAEGFGIPPIESIAVNTPTLCSNSTAMSDFDFLNNFLFDPKDNNELTDKIKLALKENQVYSQREKMISKYNWTNNSVKFLEAVYSKT; translated from the coding sequence ATGAAAGCAAATAAACCAATTAAAATATTTGTAGATTGCCATAAATTTGATGAAGACTATCAAGGAATAACATCATATATAAAAGGGCTTTATAATGAACTAAGTAAAGACGAAAATTTTCATTTTTATTTTGCTTCATCAAATAGTATTTCTTTAAAAAAAGTATTTGGAGAAGCATCAAACATAACCTATTTAGACTATTTTTCTAATAATAAGTGGATAAGGCTTTTAATAGATATTCCGTTAAAAATTCTAAAATATAAAATTGATTTTGCTCATTTTCAATATGTAGTTTCGCCTTTTAAATTTTGCAAATACATCGTTACTATCCATGATGTTCTTTTTTTAGATTATCCTCAATATTTCGACAAAAAGTATCGTTTTAAAAACAATTTTTTATTTAAAATTTCTGCAAAAATGTCAGAAATTGTTTTAACGGTATCGGAATATTCAAAGCAAAGAATTGCATTTTATTATAATTTATCAAGTAAAATATTTGTTGTGCCAAATGGTATTAATAGTGAATATTTACAAGAATTCAATAAAGAGAAAAGTAAAATATACATAAAAGAAAAATATGGTGTAGAAAACTTTTTTTTATTGGTAAGCAGAATTGAACCAAGAAAAAATCATTTATTATTACTTAAGACATTTTACGAAGAAAAATTTTATCTTAATTATAGTCTATTATTTATAGGAAAAAGAGATTTATATTATAAAGAATTTGAAGTTTATCTAGAAAATATTCCAGAAGAGGTAAGAAAAAAAATTTATATTTTAGAAAACATTGATAATTCAAATATTATTGAATTTTACAGAGCTGCAGTTTTATTTATTTATCCCTCATTTGCTGAAGGTTTTGGAATTCCTCCTATAGAATCAATAGCGGTTAATACGCCTACATTGTGTTCAAATTCAACGGCAATGTCAGATTTTGATTTTTTAAACAATTTTTTATTTGACCCAAAAGACAATAATGAACTTACAGATAAAATTAAATTAGCACTTAAGGAAAATCAGGTATATAGTCAGAGAGAAAAAATGATATCAAAATACAATTGGACAAATAATTCTGTAAAATTTTTAGAAGCGGTGTATTCAAAAACTTAA
- a CDS encoding O-antigen ligase family protein, with protein MKINRTTFYSSIFSFLLLSQVYLPSFKLNIAFQLLALLYFISTQKVVISYSYIKLLSPLLILLLFPIFIGVVQGNSIANIIKDLSYFLKPTLGLILGYIIFKKINNIEVFVKTVVFSGLISALIHFVILIFFTNLMSGEVSQIREYGKDNFLELFSLFVLLTHSKFTKDKLFSKKAHYFYLILLSFSCLMYLSRTMLIVGIILYLSIKGYTLIRYRSIKIIAIIISIVLLFYVYLFSVKIDRNAKGFEGFLYKMKIAPSEIFLSKIDRENHKDLWDHWRGYEANRAFALMKQSPSSYLVGTGFGSLIDLKFNSPLGDQKKGLRYISEIHNGYVFVLYKTGIIGLLLLLIFLINLYLKGYHRKNFIFIMISSISVTYFFTTLTITGIFNKRDIIILLLGAFLYYGTKNEQIVQADESK; from the coding sequence ATGAAAATAAACAGAACAACATTTTATAGTAGTATATTTTCTTTTCTTTTGCTGTCTCAAGTTTATTTACCTTCTTTTAAATTGAATATTGCATTTCAATTATTGGCATTATTATATTTTATTAGCACCCAAAAAGTAGTAATTTCATACAGTTATATAAAATTATTGTCTCCATTACTAATATTACTACTATTTCCAATTTTTATAGGTGTTGTACAAGGAAACTCAATAGCAAACATTATTAAAGATTTATCCTATTTTTTAAAACCAACATTAGGACTAATTTTAGGATATATTATTTTTAAGAAAATTAACAATATTGAGGTTTTTGTAAAAACAGTTGTATTTTCAGGCTTAATATCAGCGCTTATACACTTTGTTATATTGATTTTTTTTACAAATTTAATGTCTGGAGAAGTTTCTCAAATAAGAGAATATGGAAAAGATAATTTTCTAGAACTTTTTTCTTTATTTGTTCTTTTAACACATTCAAAATTTACAAAAGATAAGTTATTTAGCAAAAAAGCACATTATTTTTATTTGATTTTATTATCATTTTCATGTTTAATGTATTTATCTAGAACAATGCTAATTGTTGGAATTATACTTTATCTTTCAATAAAAGGATACACCTTAATTAGGTATCGTTCTATAAAAATAATAGCAATTATAATTTCAATTGTACTTTTGTTTTATGTTTATTTGTTTTCTGTTAAGATAGATCGAAATGCAAAAGGTTTTGAAGGCTTTTTGTATAAAATGAAAATTGCGCCATCAGAAATTTTTCTATCTAAAATAGATAGAGAAAATCATAAAGACCTTTGGGATCATTGGAGAGGTTATGAAGCAAATAGGGCTTTTGCATTAATGAAACAATCTCCTTCAAGTTATTTAGTTGGAACAGGATTTGGCTCCCTTATAGATTTAAAATTTAATTCTCCGCTAGGTGATCAAAAAAAAGGATTAAGATATATTTCTGAAATTCATAATGGTTATGTGTTTGTACTTTATAAAACAGGAATTATTGGATTGTTATTACTTTTAATTTTTTTAATCAATTTATATTTAAAAGGGTATCATAGAAAAAATTTTATATTCATTATGATTTCTAGTATTTCAGTAACATATTTTTTTACAACTTTAACAATTACTGGAATATTCAATAAGCGAGATATAATAATACTTTTACTTGGAGCTTTTTTATATTATGGCACAAAAAATGAGCAAATTGTTCAAGCAGATGAAAGCAAATAA
- a CDS encoding glycosyltransferase family 2 protein produces MELSIIIVNYNGQLFLKNCFESIKNCLKNVAYEIIIIDNNSSDDSCNFIKENFKNVILIESKINLGFGKGNNEAVKRASGKHLLLLNNDTILLNDLSPILSFINKEKNIGAIGINMLNSNKNYIQAAGNFPNFFNLFWMKLAFNINSDFKTGNFKQDFYNVDWLTGSFLFIPKFVYDEVGGFDEDYFLYVEDVDLCKRIANKGYKRVFFSRLNYIHFVGFNKNKNPLLINGYKIYIKKQSSGIHKLFNIFALYINSIVKKIK; encoded by the coding sequence ATGGAATTATCTATAATAATTGTAAATTATAACGGTCAATTATTTTTAAAGAATTGTTTTGAAAGTATAAAGAATTGTTTAAAAAATGTAGCTTATGAAATAATAATCATTGATAATAATTCCTCCGATGATAGTTGTAATTTTATAAAAGAAAATTTCAAAAATGTTATTTTAATTGAATCAAAAATCAATTTAGGCTTTGGTAAAGGAAATAATGAAGCTGTAAAAAGAGCATCAGGTAAACATTTATTATTATTAAATAACGATACCATATTGTTGAATGATTTATCACCAATTCTGTCATTTATTAATAAAGAAAAAAACATTGGAGCAATTGGTATAAACATGTTAAATTCAAATAAAAATTACATACAAGCTGCAGGTAATTTTCCTAATTTTTTTAATTTATTTTGGATGAAATTAGCATTTAATATTAATTCAGATTTTAAGACTGGCAATTTCAAACAAGATTTTTATAATGTTGATTGGCTAACAGGATCTTTCCTTTTTATACCTAAATTTGTTTATGATGAAGTTGGAGGTTTTGATGAGGATTATTTTTTGTATGTAGAAGATGTAGATTTGTGTAAGAGAATAGCTAATAAAGGATACAAAAGAGTGTTTTTTTCTAGATTAAATTATATTCATTTTGTAGGTTTTAATAAAAACAAAAACCCACTTTTAATAAATGGATATAAAATTTATATAAAAAAACAATCATCGGGTATTCATAAATTATTTAATATTTTTGCATTATATATAAACAGTATTGTAAAAAAAATAAAGTAA
- a CDS encoding MATE family efflux transporter, which produces MNFIVTLIITNIFGGFSYGLFSLSLTINQLLVMCFSLGIPSAFIAFTGSFDSPTQNKGLLIKAIKLSFFTTIVPCVLLFLLSQDIAEMYGKINLELFLKSVFLFFFFSIIHEININYFLSIKSFLKYGLFYFVFPNLFFLLLLLLFKYLNYEQHYIMIAYNLSIVLNVILALFLIFRKGKYEVVQIKSRKILNKSLPMMISGFFIMLLSWTDILIMGKYETEENIGIYNAAFKVGTLALFVINATGVIILSDISKHYNDKNFLRLKKIINKTTQITILLTLPIVLFIFFFGKEMLSLFGNDFKKGYLALIIIATGAFFNSITGNVDQILNMTGNEQKVIRVMFVGFVLNILLNFMLIPNYGYVGAAFASFVVNIVVNTIFVIVIRKKLGFYTFI; this is translated from the coding sequence TTGAATTTTATAGTTACTCTTATAATAACAAATATTTTCGGGGGCTTTTCATATGGATTATTTTCTCTTTCACTAACAATTAATCAATTGTTGGTAATGTGTTTTTCACTTGGAATACCTTCTGCATTCATAGCTTTTACAGGGTCTTTTGATTCGCCTACTCAAAATAAAGGTTTGCTAATTAAGGCCATTAAGTTGTCTTTTTTTACAACAATAGTTCCTTGTGTATTATTGTTTTTATTATCACAGGACATTGCAGAAATGTATGGTAAAATTAATTTAGAGCTGTTTTTAAAATCGGTTTTTCTTTTTTTCTTTTTTTCAATTATTCATGAAATAAACATTAATTATTTTTTATCTATAAAGAGTTTTTTAAAATACGGTTTATTTTATTTTGTTTTTCCTAATTTGTTTTTTTTATTACTTCTATTACTATTCAAATATTTAAATTATGAACAACATTATATAATGATTGCCTATAATTTGTCAATTGTATTAAATGTTATTTTGGCGCTTTTCCTTATTTTTAGAAAAGGTAAATACGAAGTTGTTCAAATTAAATCTCGTAAAATTTTAAACAAATCTTTACCAATGATGATTAGTGGGTTTTTTATTATGCTACTAAGTTGGACAGATATATTAATCATGGGTAAGTATGAAACGGAAGAGAATATTGGTATATATAATGCGGCTTTTAAAGTAGGTACTTTAGCCCTTTTTGTTATAAATGCAACAGGCGTAATAATACTTTCAGATATTTCAAAACATTATAACGACAAGAATTTCTTAAGACTAAAGAAAATAATAAATAAAACTACACAAATAACCATTTTATTAACACTTCCGATTGTACTATTTATCTTTTTCTTTGGAAAAGAAATGTTATCTTTATTTGGTAATGATTTTAAAAAAGGATATTTAGCTTTAATAATAATTGCTACTGGAGCCTTTTTTAATTCAATCACCGGAAATGTGGATCAAATACTGAATATGACAGGAAATGAACAAAAGGTAATTAGAGTTATGTTTGTTGGGTTTGTTTTAAACATACTATTAAACTTTATGCTTATTCCTAATTATGGTTATGTAGGAGCAGCCTTTGCAAGTTTTGTAGTAAATATTGTTGTAAACACTATATTTGTTATTGTAATAAGAAAAAAATTAGGATTTTACACATTCATATAA
- a CDS encoding class I SAM-dependent methyltransferase gives MNYANKQQGYYGNVRHDLIDFFGEVNNLKVLEIGAAYGETLYYLKEQKKASEVIGVELFKDEKNLDKYKKIDKLYFGNINDIDLSIYKNYFDLIILADVIEHIDEPLSTLEKAKSLLKQNGVLLISLPNIRHYSAFVKIFIKGSFKYEDNGIFDYTHVRFYCKKDMIELANKANLNVLKSEGSISNYKGKSLVKYINKLTFGFFEEFFSVQNYFIFGK, from the coding sequence ATGAATTACGCAAATAAGCAACAAGGGTATTATGGTAATGTAAGACACGATCTAATTGATTTCTTTGGAGAAGTTAATAATTTGAAAGTGTTAGAAATTGGAGCCGCATATGGCGAAACATTATATTATTTAAAAGAGCAAAAAAAAGCCTCTGAAGTTATTGGTGTTGAGCTATTTAAAGATGAAAAAAACTTAGATAAATATAAAAAAATTGATAAATTATATTTTGGCAATATAAATGACATAGATCTTTCAATTTATAAAAATTATTTTGATCTTATCATTTTAGCTGATGTAATTGAACATATAGATGAGCCATTATCAACTCTTGAAAAAGCTAAATCTTTATTAAAACAGAACGGTGTTCTTTTGATTAGCTTACCAAATATTAGACATTATTCAGCTTTTGTTAAAATATTTATAAAAGGTAGTTTTAAATACGAAGACAACGGAATTTTTGATTACACACATGTTAGATTTTATTGTAAAAAAGACATGATTGAATTGGCAAATAAGGCTAATTTAAACGTATTAAAATCGGAAGGTTCAATATCAAATTATAAAGGAAAGTCTCTTGTGAAATACATCAATAAATTAACTTTTGGTTTTTTTGAAGAATTTTTTTCTGTTCAAAATTATTTTATATTCGGAAAATAA